One Ilumatobacter coccineus YM16-304 genomic window, CACCCACGACGGGTCGGTCTGCGGGGCGATCAGGATGTCGCCCGGCTCGAGTGCGAGTGGATCACTGGCGTCGAGGATGACGCGCGCTCGACCGCGTGCGGTGCCACCCGATCCGGCGTTGCCGGTGAGCACGTCGCCGGCGCTCGACTGCGTGACCGCCACGCTGTTGCGCTCGGTCATCTGGTCGAGGCCCGGCACATCGTGGTTGACGACGAACACCGGCTCGCGGTCGTACAGCGTCTGGAACTGGGTCCAGCGGCTCTCGATGAGATCCTTCATCGACTCCGGATCGTGACGGCACTGCGACAGCTCGTCGTCGGTGAGCATGAAGATCTTCTCGATCTTGTCGATCACGCCGCGCTCGACCAGGCGACGACCGAACTCGCGGAGCGCCATGCGCATCTCGTTGATGGCGATCACGACGTTGGTCTTGGCCCGCTCGCGCCCGCTGAGGAAGAGACGTGACGACTGCATCGCCGCTTCGAACGTCCCGGCCGCTTCTTCGTCGCCGGCGAGCTTCTCGCGCATCTCGGCAGCCACCCGGTCACGTTCGGCCACCGACGCGTCGTGACGCACCGACGGCGCCTTCGACTCGTCGGAGCGACGCATCAGGTCGATCGCGGCGAGCGCGATGCGCGGCCGCACCTCCCACGACGGCGACATGATGTCGTACTCGTTCTGAGCACGCGACCCGTAGGTGGCGATGAACTCGTCGAAGCGAGCGAGGAAGTCGTTCGCGTCGTCGGAGCCGCTGGCGCGCAGCGTGTCGAGCACGGCATCGGGTCCGCCCTCGAACGCGGCGCGAAGCTCTTCGGAGGCGTTGGCGACTCGGCCGAGTTCCCACATGGCATGCGACGGTGCTGCCGAGTCGACGTCGATGCCGGCGAGCAGACGGATCGAGGCGGTCGGGTCGCCGACGGCCTCGCACAGCGCGCCGAGCGCACCCGGGCCGAGCGAGCTCAGCGACGAGATCCGCATCGCGTTCTCGAACAGCCGTTGGATCGCCGGCACCATCTCACGGGCCCGAGCGAGCAGTGCCGAGTCGGTGGCCGACGCAAGGTCGGGCCGGTTGGTGCGCAGCGACTCGGCGTACTCCTTGTCGGCGTCGAGCTCGGGAATCGAATCGGTCGACATCGTCCACGCCATCGACTCGGCCAGCGCGGCCTCGTGCTTCGGCGACTGGTGCCACGGCTGTTCCTCGTATTCGGGGATGTCGTCTCGATCGTCGAAGAACGCGAGGTCGATGGCCTGCGGTGTCACGCCGGGCATGCGGGCGCCGAGCAGGCGAGTGAGCGACAGCGGGTTGTAGAGGTAGCCACCGAACATGGCGAACAGTTCGGGCGACTCCGGGTTCTCGAACTCGTCCCAGTCGAGCACGCCGATGTCGATGTAGGCGTCGCGAAGCGAGATGCACAGACCCTGTCTGACGACCAGGTCCTGGCCGAGCGGACTGAACGGGTCGGGGAACACGTCGGCTGCGTTGCCGCGCGTCCAGGCCGGAAAACGGTCGCCGATCGCGGAGTCGCCGAACCAGGTGTTGGAATCGCTCGCAGATGTAGTCACGACAGCAACGTAGTCAGACTTCATCGGTGCGATTTCAACCGAGCGCGCGGGGTGGCCGACCGTGATGTTCGAGCGACTCGAGGCTCGCCGCCGGCGCCGGCCGGGCAAGTCGGATCGCGAGGTCGAGCCGGTGATCTAGAGTCCTGCGTCGACACGACCGACACGGACGACAGGGGATCATCGTGAGCGAGAACATCGGCCAGCTACTGACGAGGCGAGCACATCGCGATCCGTCACTCGAAGCGATCTTCGAACCGGCCACGGGCCGCCGCTTCGACTACACCGAACTGAACCGGCGTTCCGACCAGGTCGCCAACGCGCTCGTCGAGTCCGGCGTGCAGCGCGGCGATCGTGTCGGGCTCCTGCTGATGAACGGTGTGGAGTTCGTCGAGACGTTCTTCGCGGTCGCCAAGATCGGGGCGGTCAACGTTCCGCTCAACTGGCGTCTCGTCGGTGACGAACTCGAGTTCATCCTCAAAGACGCGGGTGCGACCGTGCTCGTGTTCGACAGCGAGTTCGCCGAGGTCTGCGCCGACCTGAGGGGGCGTGGCGACAAGACCGACGTGGCGACCTGGATCCAGCACGGCGGCGACGCGGCCGACGGCGTGATCGACTACGACGCATGGATGTCGGCGGCGAGCGCCGACCCGGCCAGCGCCGAGACCGACGGCGACGACCTGTGCTTCATCATGTACACGTCGGGCACCACGGGGCTGCCGAAGGGCGTGATGCACACGCACGACACGGTGCTGTGGGCCAACCTGACCATGGCGACCACCAACGACTTCCGTCAGGGCGACGTGTTCCTCAACGCACTTCCGCTGTTCCACGTCGGTGCCCTCGCCCCCGTGCTGGGCGTGGTGTTCAACGGAGCGTCGCTGGTGCTGTTGCGCGCGTTCGATCCAGCACAGTCGTGGGACCTCATCAAGAGCGAGAAGGTCACGATCACGCTCATGGTGCCGGCCATGCTCCAGTTCATGCTGGCGGTGTTCGATTCCGAAGCGCACGATGCGACCACGTTGCGCTGGGTGATGAGCGGTGCCGCGCCGGTGCCCGTGAACCTGATCAATGCGTACACCGATCTCGGCATCGAGATCCACCAGGTGTACGGACTCACCGAGACCTGCGGCCCGGCGTGTGTGATCTCGGCGGCCGACGCGCCCACGCACATCGGCTCGACCGGTCGGTCGTTCTTCTTCACCGAGGTGCGCGTCGTCCGCGACGACGGCACCGACTGCGATCCGGGTGAGGCAGGGGAGGTGCTGGTGAAGGGCGGCCACATCATGACCGGGTACTGGAACCGCCCCGACGCCACCGCCGACACGCTGATCGACGGCTGGTTGCACACCGGTGACGTCGCCACGATGGACGCCGACGGCTTCGTCACCATCGTCGACCGCATCAAAGACATGCTCATCTCGGGTGGGGAGAACGTGTACCCGGCCGAGATCGAGAACGTGCTGCTCGGTCACGACAAGATCGCCGACGCCGCCATCATCGGCATGCCGTCCGACAAGTGGGGCGAGTCACCGCTCGCGGTGATCGTCCGCTCCGACGAGAGCCTCACCGCCGACGAGGTGATGGAGTACACCGCCGGCAAGTTGGCCCCGTTCAAGGCGGTGAAGGGTGTCGAGTTCGTCGACGTCATCCCCCGCAACCCCACCGGCAAGGTCCTCAAACGAGAACTCCGCGACACCTACGTCTCCTGACCCCATCCGACACCCCACCCACCCGCCCAACCCGGTTTTGCTCCTGGATTCCGTCATCCGTGACGGATCTGCGGGGTAGAACCCAGTCGACGCCCGACCTTCTCGGTTTTGCCCCTGGGATCGGTCATCCGTGACGGATCTGCGGGGGCAAAACCCAGTCGAGGTCTGGCCGTCTCGGTTTTGCTCCTGTGATCGGTCATCGGTGACGGATCTGCGGGGTAGAACCCAGTCGAGGCCCGGCCGTCTCGGTTTTGCCCCTGGATTCCGTCATCGGTGACGGATCTGCGGGGGAAACACTGCGGTGTGGCGGTCAGGGGGCGAGGGTGAGGCCGAGCCAGGCCGCCAGGACGCCGCCGACGATGGTGACGGCGAGGTAGATGGCGGCGACGGATCGCCGGTCGCGGCGATCGACGAGTTCGCCCATGAGGGTCGAGAACGTCGACAGCGAACCCAGCAACGCCGTGCTCGCGATGACCGCCACGGTCGGCGACGACTCGATCAGCAAGCCCGCGACGAACGCTGCGCCGACGTTGACCGCCAAGGTGCCCCGCGGCAGGTCGTCGGTGTTGAGTTCGCTCGCTCGCCAGCGCACGACGCCGCCGAGCATCGCCGCCAGGATGAAGCCGATCACGATCATGCCGCAACTCGCTCGATGTCGCGGGCGCCGCCGACGCGACGGCCGCCGAGGAACGCGACGATGCCGACGATGATCGACACCGCGAGGTAGCCGAACCCGATCGCGACCCGCCCGTCACGAAGGAAGACGGCCACCTCGACGGCGAACGTCGCGAACGTGGTGAGTGCGCCGCAGAACCCGGTGCCGATCAGCAGCCGCAGCGGATCTCGGGTCGGATCGTCGGTGCGGTGATGCGTGTGAGCGAGGACGATGCCGAGCACGAACGAGCCGACGATGTTGACGACGAACACGGCCCATGGCCACCCGTCGGGCTCAGGCACTGCTTCGACGACGGCCCACCGCGCACCGGCCCCTGCGGTGGCGCCAGCGGCGACCGCCATCGTGGAGCGTGCATCGATCACCCGGTCAGCCTGCCAGGCCCGGCCGCTGACTCCGGTGTTTCTCGATGGGATCGCCGGGGCCGTCAGGCGTTGATTGCGACCGGAGCGGGGCGCTCGATCGCCGGAAGCCGAAGCGTGAGCAACCACGTGATCGCGACGAACGCAGCGGCACCCCAGAGGGCCACAGCGAGTCCGCCCCACAGGTAGAGCAAGCCGGACAGCAGCGTTCCGACGAGTCGTCCGGCAGCGTTGGCCGAGTAGTAGAAACCGACGTCGACCGAGACGTCGTCGTCGTCCGAGTACGCCAGGATCAGGTAGGAGTGCAACGACGAGTTGAGCGCGAACGCCACGCCGAACACGAACAGTCCGCCGACCACCACGGCGGTCACCCCGATGTCGAACGCCACCAGTGTCGCCAGTGCCGCCGACACGACGCCGAGCGCCAACGCCCACACGCGAGCGGCGGCGACTTCGTCGAGGTGGGCACCGCTGCCGCGTCGAAGCCACCGAGGTGCCGACGACTGCACGATGCCGTAGCCCACGGTCCAGGCGGCGAGGAATCCGCCGACGCCGTAGAACGACCAGCCGAGTTCCTCGTCGAGGAACACCGGGAGTGCGACCACGAACCAGATGTCACGCGAGGCGAAGAGGAAGAACCGCGCCACGGCGAGCCGGTTGATCGCCGTCGACTTCGACAGGATCGAACGCAACGGCGGCTTCTTCTTCGACTTGCCGATGTCTTCGTTGAGGAGCAGTGCGACGGCTGCCAGCGACACGGCGACGAAGGCGGCCATCGACCACAGTGCGGTGTCGTAGCCGAGCCATGCGAGCAGCGCGGCACCGACGAAGAAGCCGATGCCCTTCAGCGCGTTCTTCGAACCCGTGAGGACCGCCACCATCTTGAACAGCGCGCCGTCGCCGTCGCCGGCGATGAACTTCACGGCGCTCTTCGAACTCATCTTCGTGAGGTCCTTCGCCACCCCGGACAGCGCTTGGGCACCCATCACGTACGTGACCGACAGCCATTCGGCCCACTCCGCCTGCTGGAACGTGAGCGCACCGAGCGCCACGATCTGCAGCGACAGCCCGGCGACCAGCGTCCGGCTCAACCCGGTTCGGGCCCCGACCCACCCGCCGATCAGGTTGGTGACGATGCCCATGAACTCGTAGGCGAGGAACAGGAACGCGATGGCGACGGGCGAGTAGCCGAGGTCGTTGAAGTGCAGGAGGACGAGGACCCGCAGCGCGCCGTCGGTGAGCGTGTACGCCCAGTATCCGGCGGTGACCAGGATGTAGTTGCGGAGTTGCATGAGGCGGCCGACTCAGAGCGCGTCGGCGACCTTGGCCGCGAGGTCGGCCATGCGGAAGGCGTAGCCGTACTCGTTGTCGTACCAGACGAGCACTTTGACCATCCGGTCGTCGATCACCATCGTCGAGGGGCCGTCGACGATGCCCGAGCGCGTGTCGTTGGTGTAGTCGGCCGACACCAGCGGTCGGCTCTCGTAGCCGAGGATGCCGGCGAGTTCACCGTTGGCAGCCGCTTCGAAGAGGGCGTTGACCTCGTCGACCGTGACGTCGCGTTGCATCGTGAAGACGGCATCGGTGAGCGATGCGTTGAGCAGCGGGACGCGCACCGCAGCGCCGTTCAGCTTGCCGGTGAGTTCGGGGTAGATCATCGTGATCGCGGTCGCCGAACCGGTCGTGGTCGGGATGAGCGAGTTGAGCGCCGAGCGCGCCCGGCGAAGGTCCTTGTGCGGTGCGTCGACGATCACCTGTGTGTTGGTGACGTCGTGGATCGTCGTGATCGCACCGCGCTCGATGCCGATCTGCTCGTGCAGCACCTTCACCACCGGAGCGAGGCAGTTCGTCGTGCACGAGGCGGCGGTCACGACGTGGTGAATGGCCGGGTCGTACAGGTCGTCGTTGCAACCCATCACGATGTTGAGCACGCCGTCGCTCTTCACCGGTGCGGCCACGATCACCTTGCGAACGCCACGGTCGAAGTAGGGCTCGAGCTTCTCGGTGGTCTTGAAGGCACCGGTGCATTCGAGGACGATGTCGACGTCTGAGGCGTTCCACGGGACGTCGCCGGGTGCGTCGTGCGAGGAGTACGCGACCTCGTGTCCGTCGATCGTGATGGTGTCGTCGGTCGAGGAGATGTCGCCGCCGAAGCGTCCGTGCACGGTGTCGAAGTCGAGGAGGTGCGCGGCGACCGAGGCATCACCGGAGAGTTCGTTGACGTGGACGAGTTCGAGGTCGTCGTACTGGCGCAGGCCGCGCACGACGAGTCGTCCGATGCGCCCGAAACCGTTGATGCCGATGCGTGTGGTCATGTCGTTGAGGTTCCTTGTGAGATGAGGTGGGTGATGCGGGTGTCGATGTCGTCGGCCGCGCGATTGAAGGCGGTCGCCGAGTCGTGCTCGACGGGGTCGTCGATCGACCAGTGCAGCCAGTCATCGCTCGGGTTGAGCTCTTCGTGTGCGCGGTCGCAGACGGTGATGACGAGTCGTTCGGCGAGTGGCTGTTCGAGCTCGGCCGGGTCGGCTCGGGTGGGCACCGCCGAGGTGAGGTCGAGGCCGCGTCGTTTGGCGGCCTGGATCGCGCGCGGGTGGACGCGTGCGGCCGGCTCGGTTCCGGCCGAGCTGGCCGGCGCGTGCGGGACCCGGTCGTTCCACATGGCGGCAGCGAGTTGGGACCGAGCGGAGTTGTGGGTGCACACGAACAGCACCGAGCGTCCGTCGAGGTCGATGCGCGAGGGGCCTCCGACCGGAAGCGGTCCGGCGAGACGGACGTAGCGGCGTCGCCGGTCGCCCCGCGAGATGAAGCGTTCGATCAGGCCGGCCTCTTCGAGCACGTCGAGGTGGTGAGCGAGCAGGTTGGCCGGAACGTCGAAGTGCGCCGCGAGTTCGCCGGGGGAGCGGTCGCTGACCGAGAGCTCGTCGACGATGGCCAACCGGGTCGGGTCGCCGAGCGCGGCGTGGACCTCGGCTCGGCGGATCAGGTCGTCGTTGGTCTTCATCAACCTTCACTCAATCACTCAATGGATGTTGAATCAACTGTGACTGAGTGAATTCGCCATGAACGATCGTCGCTGCGCCGCCTCGACATCTCCGCTTTGCCCCTCAGATCCGTCACCCGTGACGTTCTCGAGGGGTAAAACCTGGTGCGGGTCGTGGCCGTTCGGTTTTGCTCCTGGGATGCGTCAGATGTGACGGATCTGAGGGGCAAAACCGGGGGTCAGGGGGTGAGGTAGTCGAGGGGGAGTTCGGTGGTGCGCTTGAGTTCTTCCATGGCGAAGATCGAGCGGACGTCGTAGAGATCGATCGCTGCGATGAGGCGTTTGTAGAAGTGGTCGTAGGCCTCGATGCTCGGCACGAGCACCTTGAGGGTGTAGTCGATGTCTCCGCTGGTGCGGTACGCCTCGACGATCTCCGGGAACAGTGCGATCGCGTCTCGGAACCGTTCGAGCCACTCGGGGCTGTGGTCGTTGGTGCGGATGTTGACGAGCGCGGTGACGCCGAGGTTGACCGACGACGGGTTGATCAGCGCGACGCGGCGCTCGATCGTGCCGTCGTCCTCGAGGGCCTTGACGCGTCGCCAACAGGGCGTCGACGTGAGCCCGACCTGCTCGCCGAGTTCGCGGGCCGTCAGCGAGCCATCGATCTGCAGTAAACGCACAATTTCCCGATCAACTTCGTCCACAATCGAAGAATAGTGCGCATCGGGCGAGAAAGGAGCGACAGCATTGCTCGAATCGACTCAATCCACGCGAACAACGCAAAGCACGCCCAGGCTGTTTCTCGTACCGTGGTCACCCATGGAGATGCGCAAAGCCTTCACCGAACACCCCGCATCGGTCGGCGAGACCTACGGCGAGCACATGCGTGTGTCGCTCGGGTTCGCTCGCAACCTCGCCGTTGCCGCAGGTGCTGCGCTCGTGCACGCCGTGGTGCCGTCGATGTGTACGAAGTCGGCGTCGACGCGCATCCGCGCGATGCACGACACGATCTCGACCGGCGCCCGTGGTGCCGCGCACGCCGCCGAGCAGGT contains:
- a CDS encoding PEP-utilizing enzyme gives rise to the protein MTTSASDSNTWFGDSAIGDRFPAWTRGNAADVFPDPFSPLGQDLVVRQGLCISLRDAYIDIGVLDWDEFENPESPELFAMFGGYLYNPLSLTRLLGARMPGVTPQAIDLAFFDDRDDIPEYEEQPWHQSPKHEAALAESMAWTMSTDSIPELDADKEYAESLRTNRPDLASATDSALLARAREMVPAIQRLFENAMRISSLSSLGPGALGALCEAVGDPTASIRLLAGIDVDSAAPSHAMWELGRVANASEELRAAFEGGPDAVLDTLRASGSDDANDFLARFDEFIATYGSRAQNEYDIMSPSWEVRPRIALAAIDLMRRSDESKAPSVRHDASVAERDRVAAEMREKLAGDEEAAGTFEAAMQSSRLFLSGRERAKTNVVIAINEMRMALREFGRRLVERGVIDKIEKIFMLTDDELSQCRHDPESMKDLIESRWTQFQTLYDREPVFVVNHDVPGLDQMTERNSVAVTQSSAGDVLTGNAGSGGTARGRARVILDASDPLALEPGDILIAPQTDPSWVPLFVPAAGVVVNVGAMGSHAMIVSRELGIPCVASVAEATRLIPDGAIVEVDGSAGTVTIVSLPD
- a CDS encoding long-chain-fatty-acid--CoA ligase is translated as MSENIGQLLTRRAHRDPSLEAIFEPATGRRFDYTELNRRSDQVANALVESGVQRGDRVGLLLMNGVEFVETFFAVAKIGAVNVPLNWRLVGDELEFILKDAGATVLVFDSEFAEVCADLRGRGDKTDVATWIQHGGDAADGVIDYDAWMSAASADPASAETDGDDLCFIMYTSGTTGLPKGVMHTHDTVLWANLTMATTNDFRQGDVFLNALPLFHVGALAPVLGVVFNGASLVLLRAFDPAQSWDLIKSEKVTITLMVPAMLQFMLAVFDSEAHDATTLRWVMSGAAPVPVNLINAYTDLGIEIHQVYGLTETCGPACVISAADAPTHIGSTGRSFFFTEVRVVRDDGTDCDPGEAGEVLVKGGHIMTGYWNRPDATADTLIDGWLHTGDVATMDADGFVTIVDRIKDMLISGGENVYPAEIENVLLGHDKIADAAIIGMPSDKWGESPLAVIVRSDESLTADEVMEYTAGKLAPFKAVKGVEFVDVIPRNPTGKVLKRELRDTYVS
- a CDS encoding fluoride efflux transporter FluC, which translates into the protein MIVIGFILAAMLGGVVRWRASELNTDDLPRGTLAVNVGAAFVAGLLIESSPTVAVIASTALLGSLSTFSTLMGELVDRRDRRSVAAIYLAVTIVGGVLAAWLGLTLAP
- the crcB gene encoding fluoride efflux transporter CrcB, with the translated sequence MIDARSTMAVAAGATAGAGARWAVVEAVPEPDGWPWAVFVVNIVGSFVLGIVLAHTHHRTDDPTRDPLRLLIGTGFCGALTTFATFAVEVAVFLRDGRVAIGFGYLAVSIIVGIVAFLGGRRVGGARDIERVAA
- the arsJ gene encoding organoarsenical effux MFS transporter ArsJ, whose amino-acid sequence is MQLRNYILVTAGYWAYTLTDGALRVLVLLHFNDLGYSPVAIAFLFLAYEFMGIVTNLIGGWVGARTGLSRTLVAGLSLQIVALGALTFQQAEWAEWLSVTYVMGAQALSGVAKDLTKMSSKSAVKFIAGDGDGALFKMVAVLTGSKNALKGIGFFVGAALLAWLGYDTALWSMAAFVAVSLAAVALLLNEDIGKSKKKPPLRSILSKSTAINRLAVARFFLFASRDIWFVVALPVFLDEELGWSFYGVGGFLAAWTVGYGIVQSSAPRWLRRGSGAHLDEVAAARVWALALGVVSAALATLVAFDIGVTAVVVGGLFVFGVAFALNSSLHSYLILAYSDDDDVSVDVGFYYSANAAGRLVGTLLSGLLYLWGGLAVALWGAAAFVAITWLLTLRLPAIERPAPVAINA
- a CDS encoding ArsJ-associated glyceraldehyde-3-phosphate dehydrogenase; its protein translation is MTTRIGINGFGRIGRLVVRGLRQYDDLELVHVNELSGDASVAAHLLDFDTVHGRFGGDISSTDDTITIDGHEVAYSSHDAPGDVPWNASDVDIVLECTGAFKTTEKLEPYFDRGVRKVIVAAPVKSDGVLNIVMGCNDDLYDPAIHHVVTAASCTTNCLAPVVKVLHEQIGIERGAITTIHDVTNTQVIVDAPHKDLRRARSALNSLIPTTTGSATAITMIYPELTGKLNGAAVRVPLLNASLTDAVFTMQRDVTVDEVNALFEAAANGELAGILGYESRPLVSADYTNDTRSGIVDGPSTMVIDDRMVKVLVWYDNEYGYAFRMADLAAKVADAL
- a CDS encoding arsenate reductase/protein-tyrosine-phosphatase family protein, with the translated sequence MKTNDDLIRRAEVHAALGDPTRLAIVDELSVSDRSPGELAAHFDVPANLLAHHLDVLEEAGLIERFISRGDRRRRYVRLAGPLPVGGPSRIDLDGRSVLFVCTHNSARSQLAAAMWNDRVPHAPASSAGTEPAARVHPRAIQAAKRRGLDLTSAVPTRADPAELEQPLAERLVITVCDRAHEELNPSDDWLHWSIDDPVEHDSATAFNRAADDIDTRITHLISQGTSTT
- a CDS encoding Lrp/AsnC family transcriptional regulator, translating into MDEVDREIVRLLQIDGSLTARELGEQVGLTSTPCWRRVKALEDDGTIERRVALINPSSVNLGVTALVNIRTNDHSPEWLERFRDAIALFPEIVEAYRTSGDIDYTLKVLVPSIEAYDHFYKRLIAAIDLYDVRSIFAMEELKRTTELPLDYLTP
- a CDS encoding DUF6356 family protein, which codes for MEMRKAFTEHPASVGETYGEHMRVSLGFARNLAVAAGAALVHAVVPSMCTKSASTRIRAMHDTISTGARGAAHAAEQVHSTAA